The Bryobacteraceae bacterium genome includes a window with the following:
- the typA gene encoding GTP-binding protein, protein MTIEHPGIRNLAIIAHVDHGKTTLVDAMFRQSGIFRANQQVEERVLDSNELERERGITILAKTTGVRYNGIRINIVDTPGHSDFGGEVERALRLVDGVMLLVDASEGPLPQTRYVLMKALEARLPQIVVINKIDRSDARPQEVLNEVYDLFIDLDATEEQLEFPVLYTIARDGIARTSLDDPSTTLEPLFEAIVRHIPPPKGDLAAPLQFQVANLDYSEYFGRIAIGRVFQGMLRVGDEAAVIKLGGAVQKARITKLFTFEGLQRVEETEAGPGSIVALAGIEGITIGETVTDPENPRPMPPIQIDEPTIGMVFTINTSPFAGREGQWVTSRHLRERLEKELLTNVSLKVEEAGSPDSFLVMGRGELQLAILIEMMRREGYELMVGKPQILTRTVDGKVMEPQELLVVDVPEAYAGVVIEKTGIRKAKMTKMVNHGSGRVRLEFLIPSRGLIGMRSELLTDTRGTAIMNSLFHGYIEWQGDIPMRTTGALVADRPGTATGYAIYNLQERGEMFVTPGTEVYEGMIVGENARPDDLNVNIVKEKKLTNMRASTADEAIRLVPPRLLNLEQAIEFINDDEWVEVTPRSIRLRKKILKANQR, encoded by the coding sequence ATGACAATCGAGCATCCCGGCATCCGCAATCTCGCCATCATTGCGCACGTCGACCACGGCAAAACCACGCTGGTTGACGCCATGTTCCGCCAGAGCGGCATCTTCCGCGCCAACCAGCAGGTGGAGGAGCGCGTCCTCGACTCCAACGAACTCGAGCGCGAGCGCGGCATCACGATCCTCGCCAAGACCACCGGCGTCCGTTACAACGGCATCCGCATCAACATCGTCGACACCCCCGGCCACAGCGACTTCGGCGGCGAGGTGGAGCGCGCCCTGCGGCTGGTGGACGGCGTCATGCTGCTCGTCGATGCCAGCGAAGGGCCGCTGCCGCAAACGCGCTACGTGCTGATGAAGGCGCTCGAAGCGCGCCTGCCGCAGATCGTGGTCATCAACAAGATCGACCGCTCCGACGCCCGGCCGCAGGAGGTGCTGAACGAGGTCTACGACCTGTTCATCGATCTCGACGCCACCGAAGAGCAGCTCGAGTTCCCCGTGCTGTACACGATCGCCCGCGACGGCATCGCCCGCACGAGCCTCGACGATCCTTCCACGACCCTGGAACCGCTCTTCGAAGCGATCGTCCGCCACATCCCGCCTCCGAAGGGCGACCTGGCGGCGCCGCTCCAGTTCCAGGTGGCGAACCTGGATTACTCGGAGTACTTCGGCCGCATCGCCATCGGGCGCGTCTTCCAGGGGATGCTGCGCGTGGGCGACGAGGCTGCGGTCATCAAGCTCGGCGGCGCGGTGCAGAAGGCGCGCATCACGAAACTGTTCACGTTCGAGGGGCTGCAGCGCGTCGAGGAGACCGAAGCGGGACCCGGCTCCATCGTGGCTCTGGCGGGCATTGAGGGCATCACCATCGGCGAAACGGTGACCGACCCCGAGAATCCGCGCCCCATGCCGCCCATCCAGATCGACGAGCCTACCATCGGCATGGTGTTCACCATCAACACCAGCCCCTTCGCCGGACGCGAGGGCCAGTGGGTGACGTCGCGGCACCTGCGGGAGCGGCTCGAGAAGGAGCTGCTCACCAACGTCTCGCTGAAGGTGGAAGAAGCCGGCTCGCCCGACTCGTTCCTGGTGATGGGCCGAGGCGAGCTGCAGCTCGCCATCCTCATCGAGATGATGCGCCGCGAAGGCTACGAGCTGATGGTGGGCAAGCCGCAGATCCTCACGCGCACCGTGGATGGAAAGGTGATGGAGCCGCAGGAGCTGCTGGTGGTGGACGTGCCGGAAGCCTATGCGGGCGTCGTGATCGAGAAGACCGGCATCCGCAAGGCGAAGATGACGAAGATGGTCAACCACGGCTCGGGCCGCGTCAGGCTGGAGTTCCTGATCCCCTCCCGCGGCCTCATCGGCATGCGCAGCGAGCTGCTTACGGACACGCGCGGCACGGCCATCATGAACTCGCTCTTCCACGGCTACATCGAGTGGCAGGGCGACATTCCGATGCGCACCACCGGCGCTCTGGTGGCCGACCGCCCCGGCACGGCCACCGGCTATGCGATCTACAACCTGCAGGAGCGCGGCGAGATGTTCGTCACCCCTGGCACCGAGGTCTACGAGGGGATGATCGTCGGCGAAAACGCCCGCCCCGACGACCTGAACGTGAACATCGTCAAAGAGAAGAAGCTGACCAACATGCGCGCCTCCACCGCTGACGAGGCCATCCGCCTGGTGCCGCCGCGCCTGCTGAATCTCGAACAGGCCATCGAGTTCATCAACGACGACGAATGGGTGGAGGTGACCCCGCGCTCCATCCGCCTGCGCAAGAAGATCCTGAAGGCCAACCAGCGCTGA
- the aroG gene encoding phospho-2-dehydro-3-deoxyheptonate aldolase, with product MPYRTDDVRIQQIYELITPQALLDQFPLHDEGAKLIWEARHTIHDLLYGKDQRLAVVAGPCSIHDVAAAEDYAGKLLELSRQYRDALFVIMRVYFEKPRTTVGWKGLINDPYLDGSFQINEGLRRARGLLLRLTQMGVPCATEFLDMITPQYIGDLISYGAIGARTTESQVHRELASGLSCPVGFKNGTDGNFKVAIDAVRAARISHHFLSVTKAGHSAIVCTKGNKDCHVILRGGKLPNFDEQSIETVLLSLRGAKLPDRVMVDCSHANSLKNYRLQSAVARNLAMQIAAGQTGIFGVMLESFLVAGRQDLVPGQPLVYGQSITDACIDIEETRQIFDLLAEATLRRMTASAASL from the coding sequence ATGCCGTACCGCACCGACGACGTCCGCATCCAGCAGATCTACGAGCTGATCACGCCGCAGGCGCTGCTCGATCAGTTTCCCCTGCACGACGAGGGCGCGAAGCTCATCTGGGAAGCGCGCCACACGATTCACGATCTGCTGTATGGAAAGGATCAGCGCCTGGCAGTCGTCGCCGGGCCCTGCTCGATCCACGACGTGGCCGCGGCGGAGGACTACGCGGGGAAGCTGCTGGAACTGAGCCGGCAGTACAGGGACGCGCTGTTCGTGATCATGCGCGTCTACTTCGAGAAGCCGCGCACGACCGTGGGCTGGAAGGGCCTGATCAACGATCCCTACCTCGACGGCAGCTTCCAGATCAACGAGGGGCTGCGGCGCGCGCGCGGCCTGCTGCTGCGGCTGACGCAGATGGGGGTTCCCTGCGCCACGGAATTCCTGGACATGATCACGCCGCAGTACATCGGCGACCTGATCTCGTACGGCGCCATCGGCGCCCGCACGACGGAGAGCCAGGTGCACCGGGAGCTCGCCAGCGGACTGTCCTGCCCGGTCGGCTTCAAGAACGGAACGGACGGCAACTTCAAGGTGGCCATCGATGCGGTGCGCGCCGCCCGCATCTCGCATCATTTCCTGTCCGTCACCAAGGCGGGCCACTCCGCCATCGTCTGCACGAAGGGCAACAAGGATTGCCACGTCATTCTGCGCGGCGGCAAGCTGCCGAACTTCGACGAACAGTCGATCGAGACGGTCCTGCTCAGCCTGCGCGGCGCGAAGCTGCCGGACCGCGTGATGGTGGACTGCTCGCACGCCAACTCGCTGAAGAACTACCGCCTGCAGTCGGCCGTGGCGCGGAACCTGGCCATGCAGATCGCCGCCGGACAGACGGGCATCTTCGGCGTCATGCTCGAATCGTTCCTCGTCGCCGGACGGCAGGACCTCGTCCCCGGGCAGCCTCTGGTCTACGGGCAATCCATCACCGACGCCTGCATCGACATCGAAGAGACGCGGCAGATCTTCGACCTGCTGGCCGAAGCCACGCTGCGACGGATGACCGCGTCCGCGGCCTCTCTGTGA
- the mtnA gene encoding methylthioribose-1-phosphate isomerase, translating to MVETVKWTPDGVVLIDQTKLPRTVEFVTCRTYAEVAEAIRDMVVRGAPAIGVTAAMGVALGVLQTPPDRLGEEFPRICETLASTRPTAVNLFWAIDRMKRLYASVNGRPAEEIRKAFVEEALRVYEEDIAINRAIGRHGAPLVPDGKSVLTHCNAGALATAGYGTALGVIRAAAEAGKKVHVFADETRPFLQGARLTVWELQQDGIPVTLITDNMAGHFLKSGRIGCVIVGADRIARNGDTANKIGTYSVAVLARENQVPFYVAAPVSTLDLTLESGEQIPIEERAAAEVTHVFGVPVAPEGTDAANPAFDVTPGRYIAGIITERGVARPPYEESLPALAQED from the coding sequence ATGGTGGAGACCGTCAAGTGGACGCCGGATGGCGTTGTGCTGATCGATCAGACGAAGCTGCCGCGCACGGTGGAGTTCGTCACCTGCCGGACGTATGCGGAGGTGGCGGAAGCGATCCGCGACATGGTGGTGCGCGGGGCGCCCGCCATCGGAGTCACGGCGGCCATGGGCGTGGCGCTTGGGGTGCTTCAGACGCCGCCGGACCGGCTCGGCGAGGAGTTCCCCCGCATCTGTGAAACTCTCGCCTCCACGCGCCCCACGGCGGTGAACCTGTTCTGGGCCATCGACCGGATGAAGCGGCTGTACGCCTCCGTGAACGGCCGCCCGGCGGAGGAGATCCGCAAGGCGTTCGTCGAAGAAGCCCTGCGCGTCTACGAGGAAGACATCGCCATCAACCGCGCCATCGGCCGCCACGGAGCGCCGCTCGTGCCGGATGGAAAGTCCGTGCTGACGCACTGCAACGCCGGCGCGCTGGCCACCGCGGGTTACGGAACGGCTCTGGGGGTGATCCGCGCCGCGGCGGAGGCGGGGAAGAAGGTGCATGTTTTCGCCGACGAAACGAGACCGTTCCTCCAGGGCGCGCGTCTTACCGTCTGGGAGCTGCAGCAGGACGGCATCCCTGTGACGCTGATCACCGACAACATGGCGGGGCATTTCCTGAAATCCGGCCGGATCGGCTGCGTCATCGTCGGGGCGGACCGCATTGCGCGCAACGGCGACACGGCCAACAAGATCGGCACCTATTCCGTCGCCGTGCTGGCGAGGGAGAACCAGGTTCCTTTTTATGTAGCCGCTCCGGTCTCGACCCTGGATCTGACGCTCGAGTCCGGCGAACAGATCCCCATCGAGGAGCGGGCTGCCGCGGAGGTCACCCACGTCTTCGGCGTGCCTGTGGCCCCGGAGGGGACCGACGCGGCCAACCCGGCTTTCGATGTCACGCCCGGCCGCTACATCGCCGGCATCATCACCGAACGCGGCGTGGCCCGGCCGCCCTATGAAGAGAGCCTGCCCGCGCTGGCCCAGGAAGACTGA
- the uvrA gene encoding UvrABC system protein A: MIDRISVHGARVHNLKNVSVSIPRGSFTVITGLSGSGKSSLAFDTIYAEGQRRYVETLSPYARQFLDQMERPDVDSIDGLSPAISIEQKTTSRSPRSTVGTITEIYDYLRLLWSSIGTPHCPSCGIPITRQTTQQIVEQVMALPAGERVMILAPIVRGRKGEYRKELEKFARAGFVRARIDGELRSLDEDIRLDKRRNHTIEVVVDRLPLKPDSARRLEASVETATRLANGLVTVVHVGGEERLYSLKLACPECGQSVPEIEPRSFSFNSPYGACEACHGLGATWSFDPLKVIADPSRPLFDGGLGPGSSSMLMQQAVHALARQLRIRLDRPFEELPAKQQQALLHGAGGMPGILALLQRSFEDATEGYREYLADFMSPSECAACGGRRLRPSSLAVKLKGLSIAEFTALPVSRALDEIRSWTLTPREEQIAARIVEEVRHRLSFLCEVGLDYLSLDRSAATLSGGESQRIRLATQIGSRLRGVLYVLDEPSIGLHPRDNERLLATLTRLRDLGNTVLVVEHDEETIERADYVIDLGPGAGRLGGELIAAGKPADIAAHPRSLTGAYLAGRRSIPLPPARRPGNGLKLVLRGARHHNLKNIDVEFPLGMFLCVTGVSGSGKSTLVHDILYRVLAQHIYGARTPPGLFDSIEGLEHIDKVIEIDQTPIGRSPRSNPATYTGVFTPIRELYAMLPEARERGYKPGRFSFNVKGGRCEACQGDGVKRIEMNFLPDVYVPCDVCRGRRYNSETLAVRFNGVSIADLLEMTIEDALELLKNIPQIQTKLQTLVDVGLGYLHLGQSSTTLSGGEAQRIKLARELSRRQTGKTLYILDEPTTGLHFEDIRKLLDVLNQLVDLGNTVLVIEHQLDVIKSADWIIDLGPEGGEKGGTVVAAGPPEHVVRSRRSHTARALEKALKNGKAG, encoded by the coding sequence ATGATCGACCGCATCTCCGTGCACGGCGCACGGGTGCACAACCTGAAAAACGTCAGCGTCTCGATTCCCCGCGGCTCGTTCACCGTCATTACGGGACTGTCGGGCTCGGGCAAGTCCTCGCTGGCGTTCGACACGATCTACGCCGAGGGCCAGCGCCGCTATGTCGAGACGCTGTCGCCTTACGCCCGGCAGTTCCTCGACCAGATGGAACGGCCGGACGTGGACTCGATCGACGGCCTGTCGCCGGCCATCTCGATCGAGCAGAAAACCACCAGCCGCAGCCCCCGCTCCACGGTCGGCACGATCACGGAGATTTACGACTACCTCCGTCTGCTGTGGTCTTCCATCGGCACGCCGCACTGCCCTTCCTGCGGCATTCCCATCACGCGCCAGACCACCCAGCAGATTGTCGAACAGGTGATGGCGCTTCCGGCGGGCGAGCGCGTCATGATCCTGGCTCCCATCGTCCGGGGCAGGAAGGGCGAATACCGCAAGGAGCTGGAGAAGTTCGCGCGCGCCGGATTCGTGCGCGCGCGGATCGACGGCGAGCTGCGCTCGCTGGATGAGGACATCCGGCTGGACAAGCGGCGGAACCATACGATCGAAGTGGTGGTGGACCGGCTGCCGCTGAAACCCGACTCCGCGCGCCGGCTGGAAGCTTCCGTGGAGACGGCCACGAGGCTCGCCAACGGTCTCGTCACCGTGGTTCACGTGGGCGGCGAGGAGCGGCTCTACTCGCTGAAGCTCGCCTGCCCCGAGTGCGGGCAGAGCGTGCCGGAGATCGAGCCGCGCTCGTTTTCCTTCAACAGTCCGTACGGCGCCTGCGAAGCCTGTCACGGGCTCGGCGCCACGTGGTCGTTCGACCCGCTGAAGGTGATCGCCGATCCGTCGCGGCCGCTGTTCGACGGGGGCCTCGGCCCCGGCAGCTCCAGCATGCTGATGCAGCAGGCCGTGCACGCGCTGGCGCGGCAGCTCCGCATCCGGCTGGACCGCCCGTTTGAAGAGCTGCCGGCAAAACAGCAGCAGGCGCTGCTGCACGGGGCCGGGGGCATGCCCGGCATTCTGGCCCTGCTGCAGCGCTCCTTCGAGGACGCCACCGAGGGCTACCGCGAGTATCTGGCCGACTTCATGTCTCCCTCGGAGTGCGCCGCCTGCGGCGGCCGCCGGCTCCGGCCGTCGAGCCTCGCGGTGAAACTGAAAGGCCTGTCGATCGCGGAATTCACCGCCCTGCCCGTATCGCGGGCGCTGGACGAAATCCGCTCCTGGACGCTGACGCCGCGGGAGGAGCAGATCGCGGCGCGCATCGTGGAAGAGGTGCGCCACCGGCTGTCCTTCCTGTGCGAAGTGGGGCTCGACTATCTTTCGCTGGACCGCTCCGCCGCCACGCTCTCCGGCGGCGAATCGCAGCGCATCCGGCTGGCCACGCAGATCGGCTCGCGCCTGCGCGGCGTGCTGTACGTGCTCGACGAGCCCTCCATCGGCCTGCATCCGCGCGATAACGAGCGGCTGCTGGCGACGCTCACGCGGCTCCGCGATCTCGGCAACACGGTGCTCGTGGTGGAGCACGACGAGGAGACCATCGAACGGGCCGACTACGTCATCGATCTGGGCCCCGGCGCGGGCCGGCTGGGCGGCGAGCTGATCGCCGCCGGCAAGCCGGCCGATATCGCCGCGCATCCGCGGTCGCTGACCGGCGCCTATCTGGCCGGGCGCCGCTCGATTCCGCTGCCGCCGGCGCGCCGTCCCGGCAACGGTCTGAAGCTGGTGCTGCGGGGCGCGCGCCATCACAACCTGAAGAACATCGACGTCGAGTTTCCGCTCGGGATGTTTCTCTGCGTCACCGGCGTCAGCGGCAGCGGCAAGTCGACGCTCGTGCATGACATCCTGTACCGGGTGCTGGCGCAGCACATCTACGGCGCCAGGACGCCGCCGGGACTGTTCGACTCCATCGAGGGGCTCGAGCACATCGACAAGGTGATCGAGATCGACCAGACGCCGATCGGCCGCTCGCCGCGCTCGAATCCCGCCACGTACACGGGCGTCTTCACGCCGATCCGCGAGCTGTACGCCATGCTGCCGGAGGCTCGGGAGCGCGGCTACAAGCCGGGGCGGTTCTCGTTCAACGTGAAAGGGGGACGCTGCGAAGCCTGCCAGGGCGACGGCGTCAAGCGGATCGAGATGAACTTCCTGCCGGACGTGTACGTGCCGTGCGACGTCTGCCGCGGGCGGCGGTACAACTCGGAGACGCTGGCGGTGCGCTTCAACGGCGTCTCCATCGCCGATCTGCTGGAGATGACCATCGAAGACGCGCTCGAGCTGCTGAAAAACATCCCGCAGATCCAGACGAAGCTCCAGACCCTGGTGGATGTCGGGCTCGGGTATCTGCATCTCGGCCAGTCCTCGACGACACTGTCCGGAGGCGAGGCGCAGCGGATCAAGCTGGCGCGGGAGCTGTCGCGCCGCCAGACGGGCAAGACGCTCTACATTCTGGATGAACCCACGACGGGGCTTCACTTCGAGGACATCCGCAAGCTGCTGGACGTGCTCAACCAGCTTGTGGATCTGGGCAATACCGTGCTCGTGATCGAACACCAGCTGGACGTGATCAAGTCGGCCGACTGGATCATCGACCTGGGGCCGGAGGGCGGCGAAAAGGGCGGCACGGTGGTGGCCGCGGGTCCGCCGGAGCACGTGGTCCGCTCCCGCCGCAGCCACACGGCGCGCGCACTTGAAAAAGCGCTGAAAAACGGCAAAGCTGGTTAG
- the der gene encoding GTPase Der: MPESTGLPTVVIVGRPNVGKSTLFNAILGQRKAITGDEPGITRDRIAGEAVHRRRRFRLIDTGGIIPDDEALIPSEILRQARVALDEAAHIIFLIDGRTEITAADRDLAMMLRRLGKPVTLAVNKIDAPKREVLAAEFYSLGFERVIPVSAEHRLGLSELLDEATRGFPQMDEEAEEEEKPRAIRVAIIGRPNVGKSTLLNALLGQERAIVSPIAGTTRDSVDERMVIDGREYVFVDTAGIRRKGKTKLMAEKLSVVMARRHIRMAHIALLVLDASEGPVGGDATIGGYAHEEGRALVLVVNKWDLLSGRQRKEYEAAIRAQFKFLDYAPIVFLSAKEKRGLEALLEKIDRCWESFNQRVPTGELNRLAEQFQLERGRRIYYITQPSVRPPTFVLFMDSAEPLHFSTERQIVNRLRERFGFEGTPVVLKIKARR, translated from the coding sequence ATGCCGGAGTCCACCGGCCTGCCCACGGTGGTCATCGTGGGCCGGCCCAACGTGGGAAAATCCACCCTGTTCAATGCGATCCTCGGCCAGCGGAAGGCCATCACGGGCGACGAGCCCGGCATTACGCGCGACCGGATCGCCGGGGAAGCGGTGCATCGCCGCCGGCGGTTCCGCCTCATCGACACCGGCGGCATCATCCCTGACGACGAGGCGCTGATCCCCAGCGAGATCCTGCGGCAGGCGCGCGTGGCGCTCGACGAGGCCGCGCACATCATTTTCTTGATCGATGGCCGCACCGAAATCACCGCCGCCGACCGCGACCTGGCCATGATGCTGCGCCGGCTGGGCAAACCGGTGACCCTCGCCGTGAACAAGATCGATGCCCCCAAGCGCGAGGTGCTGGCGGCGGAGTTCTACTCGCTGGGCTTCGAGCGGGTGATCCCGGTTTCGGCAGAACACCGCCTGGGCCTCTCGGAACTCCTCGACGAGGCCACGCGCGGCTTCCCGCAGATGGACGAAGAAGCGGAAGAAGAGGAGAAGCCGCGCGCCATCCGCGTGGCCATCATCGGCCGGCCCAACGTCGGCAAGTCCACGCTGCTGAACGCGCTGCTGGGGCAGGAGCGCGCCATCGTGTCGCCCATCGCCGGCACCACGCGCGATTCGGTGGACGAGCGCATGGTGATCGACGGCAGGGAGTACGTGTTCGTCGACACCGCCGGCATCCGCCGCAAGGGCAAGACGAAGCTGATGGCCGAGAAGCTCAGCGTCGTGATGGCCCGCCGCCACATCCGCATGGCGCACATCGCCCTGCTGGTGCTGGACGCGAGCGAAGGCCCCGTGGGCGGCGACGCGACCATCGGCGGCTACGCGCACGAAGAAGGACGCGCTCTCGTGCTGGTCGTGAACAAGTGGGACCTGCTCAGCGGCAGGCAGAGAAAAGAATACGAAGCGGCGATCCGCGCGCAGTTCAAGTTTCTCGACTATGCGCCCATCGTCTTCCTGTCGGCGAAAGAAAAGCGGGGCCTGGAGGCTCTGCTCGAGAAGATCGACCGGTGCTGGGAGTCGTTCAACCAGCGCGTGCCGACAGGCGAGCTGAACCGGCTGGCCGAGCAGTTCCAGCTGGAGCGCGGCAGGCGGATTTACTACATCACGCAGCCGTCGGTGCGGCCGCCCACGTTCGTGCTGTTCATGGACAGCGCCGAACCGCTGCACTTCTCCACCGAGCGGCAGATCGTCAACCGGCTGCGGGAGCGGTTCGGGTTCGAAGGCACGCCGGTGGTGCTGAAGATCAAGGCGCGGCGCTGA
- a CDS encoding glycosyl transferase family 1 — MTIGLDATYSEGRQLSGIGVYCRELLHGLARTHPETPFEWHYRLHRLRAGLRAERPANVAVRPLLERFRTGRARLFHGLNQRLPAAPYRLRVATFHDLFVFTAEYSTPEFRERFKQQAREAAARADLILCVSRFTAGQVEEILGVPAPRLRVTPHGVRLPDALSEEEREPLVLHVGAVQKRKNLARLVAAFERTAPPPWRLVLAGGGGYGAEEVEARIRQSPAAERITWTGWIPDAEIERLYRRASVFAFPSLDEGFGIPVLEAMAHGVPVLSSTRGALPEVCGDAAVLVDPFREDDIAQALEALIRDQSLRARLVSAGRARAAEFSWQRTVDGTWSAYRELGAAD, encoded by the coding sequence TTGACCATCGGGCTCGATGCCACCTACAGCGAAGGCAGGCAGCTTTCCGGAATCGGCGTCTACTGCCGCGAACTCCTCCACGGCCTCGCCCGGACGCATCCCGAAACCCCCTTTGAATGGCATTACCGCCTCCACCGGCTCCGTGCCGGACTCCGCGCGGAACGTCCGGCGAATGTTGCGGTCCGCCCTCTGCTCGAGCGCTTCCGCACCGGGCGCGCACGGCTCTTCCACGGGCTGAACCAGAGGCTGCCCGCAGCGCCCTACCGGCTCCGCGTGGCGACGTTTCATGACCTGTTCGTGTTCACGGCGGAGTATTCGACGCCTGAGTTCCGCGAGCGCTTCAAGCAGCAGGCGCGCGAGGCGGCGGCGCGCGCAGATCTGATTCTCTGCGTCAGCCGTTTCACCGCCGGGCAGGTGGAAGAGATCCTGGGCGTGCCCGCGCCGCGGCTCCGCGTCACGCCGCATGGCGTCAGGCTGCCCGATGCTCTGAGTGAAGAAGAGCGCGAGCCGCTCGTTCTGCACGTCGGCGCGGTGCAGAAGCGGAAAAACCTGGCGAGGCTGGTGGCCGCGTTCGAGCGGACCGCGCCGCCTCCATGGAGGCTGGTGCTGGCGGGCGGCGGCGGCTACGGCGCGGAGGAAGTCGAGGCGCGGATCCGGCAGAGCCCCGCCGCGGAGCGCATCACATGGACGGGCTGGATTCCGGATGCGGAGATCGAACGGCTCTACCGGCGGGCGTCCGTGTTCGCGTTCCCGTCGCTCGACGAGGGCTTCGGGATTCCCGTTCTGGAGGCGATGGCGCACGGAGTGCCGGTGCTCAGCTCCACGCGCGGCGCGCTGCCGGAAGTGTGCGGGGACGCGGCAGTTCTCGTCGACCCCTTCCGCGAGGACGACATCGCCCAGGCTCTGGAGGCGCTGATCCGGGATCAATCCCTGCGCGCGCGTCTCGTCAGCGCCGGCAGGGCGCGGGCGGCGGAGTTTTCCTGGCAGCGCACGGTCGACGGGACCTGGAGCGCCTATCGGGAACTGGGCGCTGCGGATTGA
- a CDS encoding SAM-dependent methyltransferase — MTPANPLEEKLAERIQRHGPLLFSEFMEAALYDPEHGYYSAARRAQAEPTGIAGDYYTAAQVQPVFGRIVCEALRRIREELSLPEPCTVADWGAGRRLMGEFLGGFRYLPVEAGQAAPSPFEGIVFTNELFDALPVDVVHGTAEGCRLRRVAWREGAFRWIDAEPAAGEWEEYAGRLEERLRENGEWILEIPVRMEAVLRQISSVVRRGALIIIDYGYTEREVIRFPRGTLMSYRRHAASEDVLRNPGLQDITAHVPFTLLERMAARMGWKAGGLENLSSWLLRAGERDMFAAALHADSEDQAARLRLQLKTLLFGMGETFRVLELRKEG; from the coding sequence ATGACCCCGGCGAATCCGCTGGAAGAGAAGCTGGCGGAACGGATCCAACGGCACGGGCCGCTGCTGTTTTCCGAGTTCATGGAGGCGGCGCTCTATGATCCGGAACACGGCTACTACAGCGCCGCCCGCCGCGCGCAGGCCGAGCCCACAGGCATCGCCGGCGACTACTACACGGCTGCGCAGGTGCAGCCGGTGTTCGGCCGGATCGTCTGCGAGGCTCTGCGGCGGATCCGGGAAGAGCTGTCGTTGCCCGAACCCTGCACGGTGGCCGACTGGGGCGCGGGGCGCCGCCTGATGGGCGAATTTCTCGGCGGGTTCCGCTATCTGCCCGTGGAAGCGGGGCAGGCCGCACCCTCTCCATTTGAGGGCATCGTTTTCACCAATGAACTGTTCGACGCCCTTCCCGTCGATGTCGTGCATGGCACGGCGGAGGGATGCAGACTGCGCCGCGTCGCCTGGCGCGAGGGCGCGTTCCGCTGGATCGATGCCGAACCGGCCGCGGGCGAATGGGAAGAGTATGCGGGGCGGCTTGAAGAACGGCTGCGGGAGAACGGCGAATGGATCCTTGAGATCCCCGTGCGGATGGAGGCCGTGCTCCGGCAGATCAGCAGCGTTGTCCGGCGCGGAGCGCTGATCATCATCGATTACGGCTACACGGAGAGAGAAGTCATCCGCTTCCCTCGCGGCACGCTGATGAGCTACCGGCGCCACGCGGCGAGCGAAGACGTTCTCCGGAACCCCGGGCTCCAGGACATCACCGCGCATGTGCCGTTCACGCTGCTGGAGCGGATGGCGGCGCGGATGGGATGGAAGGCGGGCGGGCTGGAGAACCTGTCGTCGTGGCTGTTGCGCGCGGGCGAACGCGACATGTTCGCAGCTGCCCTGCATGCGGACAGCGAAGACCAGGCGGCGCGGCTGCGGCTGCAGCTGAAGACGCTGCTGTTCGGGATGGGGGAGACGTTCCGCGTTCTGGAACTGAGGAAGGAGGGATAA